From a single Oncorhynchus mykiss isolate Arlee unplaced genomic scaffold, USDA_OmykA_1.1 un_scaffold_223, whole genome shotgun sequence genomic region:
- the LOC118948169 gene encoding zinc finger protein 239-like, which produces MLILGSPTMNSQIYSHPAREEGVSWTEKEALGLNIVVKEEEEENITVEEAFRIKQEEEEAITYNDVIVKEEEEAFRIKKEEDENVTVKEEKEHFGVKEEDEAISIKEEEEEDVLGVKRDEEEGEEVETGDLIDTRERPDSHSDSGKSPSGEPDPETPKPARKHHCSHCGKSFSWLGYLKRHERTHTGEKPFQCSQCGKSFTVLVNLKRHERIHTGEKPYHCSHCGKSFTQLGNLKQHEWTHTEEKPYHCFQCENRFSRSVDLKAHERTHTGEKPFQCTQCGKSFTVVANLKRHERIHTGEKPFQCSHCGKSFTQLGHLKKHEWTHTGEKPYHCSHCGKRFSRSGDLKTHETTHIGETPFQCSQCGKSYVKSRYLKEHKRTHRGEKLTQCS; this is translated from the exons ATGCTCATTTTAGGTAGCCCAACCATGAACTCACAAATATACTCCCATCCTGCTAGAGAAGAGGGGGTCtcctggacggagaaagaagctctgggtCTGAACATTGTCGtaaaagaagaggaagaggagaatatTACAGTGGAAGAAGCTTTCAGAATaaaacaggaggaagaggaggctatcaCGTATAACGatgttatagtgaaagaagaggaagaagcttTCCGAATAAAAAAGGAGGAAGATGAgaatgttacagtgaaagaagagaaagaacattttggagtgaaagaggaagatGAGGCTATCTCAataaaagaggaggaagaggaagatgtttTGGGAGTGAAAAGGgatgaggaggaaggagaggaagtggAGACTGGAGATCTGATTGACACTA gagagagaccagactctcACTCTGACAGCGGGAAGAGTCCTTCAGGGGAACCAGACCCGGAGACGCCCAAACCAGCAAGAAAACAtcactgctcccactgtggaaagagttttagctGGTTAGGGTACCTAAAacggcatgagaggacacacacaggagaaaagcctttccaatgttcccagtgtggaaagagttttaccgtGTTAGTTAACCTGAaaaggcatgagagaatacacacgggaGAAAAGCCTTATCActgttcccactgtggaaagagttttactcagttagGGAACCTAAAACAGCATGAGTGGACACACACAGAagaaaagccttaccactgcttcCAATGTGAAAATAGATTTTCACGATCAGTGGACCTAAAAGCtcatgagagaacacacacaggagaaaagcctttccaatgtacccagtgtggaaagagttttaccgtGGTAGCTAACCTGAaaaggcatgagagaatacacactggagaaAAGCCATTCCAAtgttcccactgtggaaagagttttactcagttagGGCACTTAAAAAAGCACGAGTGGACAcatacaggagaaaagccttatcactgttcccactgtggaaagagatTTTCACGATCAGGGGACCTAAAAACTCACGAGACAACACACATAGGAGAAACACCTTTCCAATGttcccaatgtggaaagagttaTGTTAAGTCACGGTACCTAAAAGAGcataagagaacacacagaggggAAAAGCTTACCCAATGTTCTTAG
- the LOC110513078 gene encoding zinc finger protein 391-like produces MSSLNYSRLAKDWTEEEASPPATEEEVCWTEEEALVKEEKEEKVVKIQKRVDDEAVTVKEEEKDVSVKEEDVTVKEEEGVTVKEEEEDAFRVKEEDDVTVKEEEGAVFGVKLEEEEMTVTSNKEEEEETGYLGPVPQSHLKASSIDDEVSRENLLRNRAVITTRERPDYCGSSGEPQQHHEADEAEKSLSTSEHLKKHQRKPTGKKSHHCSDCGKSYSRLDSLKVHQRIHTGDTAHCSDCGKKFTSSADLKRHERIHTGEKPYSCDQCGKRFTHSSCLKVHQRTHTGEKPYSCDQCEKRFVTSSRLTIHQRTHTGEKPYSCEQCGKSFNVRSGLKTHQTTHTGEKSFSCSDCGKTFSKLYTLQLHRTIHTGEKLYSCNQCRKSFNHSSLLKVHQRTHTGETSFIAVINVGRDVLHLAV; encoded by the exons atgagttcactaaaCTACTCTCGTCTTGCTAAAGACTGGACGGAGGAAGAAGCTTCCCCTCCAGCTAcagaagaggaggtctgctggacggaggaAGAAGCTCTCgttaaagaggagaaggaagagaaggttGTTAAAATACAAAAACGAGTAGATgatgaggctgttacagtgaaggaagaagagaaagacgtttcagtgaaagaagaggatgtTACTGTAAAAGAAGAAGAGGGTGTTActgtaaaagaagaggaggaagacgcgttcagagtgaaagaagaagacgatgttacagtaaaagaagaggaagGTGCCGTTTTTGGAGTGaaattggaggaggaggagatgactgtcacatcgaacaaggaggaagaggaggaaactggatatctgggcccggttCCCCAAAGCCATCTTAAGGCATCCAGTATTGATGATGAAGTTAGCCGTGAGAATCTTTTGAGAAACCGGGCCGTGATTACcacta GAGAGAGACCTGACTattgtggatcctctggggagcctcaacaacatcatgaagctgacgaggcagagaagagtctctccacatCAGAACATCTCAAGAAACACCAACGGAAACCCACAGGGAAGAAATCTCACCACTGCTCTGACTGCGGGAAGAGTTACTCAAGATTAGATTCACTAAAAGtacaccagagaattcacacaGGCGATACAgctcactgctctgactgtgggaagaaaTTCACCTCTTCAGCAGACCTAAAAAGACATGAGAGAATccatacaggagagaaaccttatagctgtgatcaatgtgggaagagatttactCACTCAAGCTGCCTGAaggtacaccagagaacacacactggagagaaaccttatagctgtgatcaatgtgagaAGAGATTTGTTACATCTAGCCGTctgactatacaccagagaacacacacaggagagaaaccttatagctgtgagcAATGTGGGAAAAGTTTTAATGTTCGAAGCGGCCTGaaaacacaccagacaacacacacaggggagaaatctTTTAGTTGCTCTGACTGCGGGAAGACCTTTTCAAAATTATATACATTACAGTTACACCGGACAATTCACACTGGGGAGAAACtttatagctgtaatcaatgtagGAAGAGTTTTAATCACTCAAGCTTGCTGAAGgtacatcagagaacacacacaggagagacatcttttatagctgtgatcaatgtgggaagagatgtGTTACATCTAGCAGTctga